The Mycolicibacterium mageritense genome contains a region encoding:
- a CDS encoding amidase — MIPQAVELLAAYRAKTLSPVEATTAALDAIDRHNPAVNAFVLIDRDGALSTARESEKRWHAGCPLGPADGVPTSVKDALWTRGWPTLRGSWLIDAAGPWDEDAPSVARLRESGAVLLGKTTTPEYSWKGVTDSPRYGMTGNPWDPGVTAGGSSGGSAAAVGLGMGAWSVGTDGGGSVRIPAAFTGTVALKPTYGLIPLYPPSPFGTLSHAGPMARTVADVAALMDVVTGFDPRDWSAMPSPASSFRAALGGGVAGLRVAYSPNLGFGVNDPEVDAAVRAAVDVLAAAGAHVEQADPGFADPVAAFHVLWFSGEAKVLQGKLNGPQSRHIDPGLRRTAELGATFTASDYLDATAVRMKLGELMGRFHRTYDVLVTPTLPLTAFPVGRDVPDGSASPDWTSWTPYTYPFNMTQQPALSVPCGFSSSGLPIGLQIVGPRHADALVLRVGQAYQDATDWHHRVPALLTEEVV, encoded by the coding sequence GTGATCCCGCAGGCCGTCGAGCTGCTCGCGGCGTACCGCGCCAAGACACTGTCGCCCGTGGAGGCCACCACGGCCGCGCTCGACGCGATCGACCGCCACAACCCCGCGGTGAACGCGTTCGTGTTGATCGACCGCGACGGCGCCCTGTCCACGGCCCGCGAGTCCGAAAAGCGTTGGCACGCCGGATGTCCGCTCGGCCCCGCCGACGGTGTCCCGACGTCGGTCAAGGACGCGCTGTGGACTCGGGGCTGGCCGACGCTGCGCGGCAGTTGGCTCATCGACGCGGCCGGACCGTGGGACGAGGACGCGCCGAGCGTCGCGCGACTGCGGGAATCCGGTGCGGTGCTGCTCGGCAAGACCACCACGCCCGAGTACTCGTGGAAAGGTGTGACCGACTCACCGCGCTACGGGATGACCGGCAACCCCTGGGATCCTGGTGTGACCGCGGGTGGGTCGAGCGGCGGCAGCGCCGCGGCCGTGGGCCTCGGGATGGGCGCATGGTCGGTCGGCACCGACGGTGGTGGGTCGGTGCGTATCCCCGCGGCGTTTACCGGAACCGTGGCCCTCAAACCGACCTACGGTCTGATCCCGCTGTATCCGCCGAGCCCCTTCGGAACCCTTTCGCACGCCGGCCCCATGGCGAGGACGGTCGCCGACGTCGCCGCGCTGATGGACGTCGTCACCGGGTTCGACCCGCGGGACTGGTCGGCGATGCCGTCACCCGCATCGTCGTTCCGCGCCGCACTGGGCGGGGGCGTCGCGGGACTGCGGGTCGCGTACTCGCCGAACCTCGGCTTCGGCGTCAACGATCCCGAGGTCGACGCCGCCGTGCGGGCCGCGGTGGACGTCCTCGCGGCCGCGGGTGCGCACGTCGAGCAGGCCGACCCTGGCTTCGCCGATCCCGTGGCGGCGTTCCACGTGCTGTGGTTCTCGGGTGAGGCGAAAGTGTTGCAGGGCAAGCTGAATGGCCCACAGAGCCGGCACATCGACCCCGGCCTGCGGCGCACGGCCGAACTCGGGGCGACGTTCACGGCGTCGGACTACCTGGATGCGACGGCCGTCCGGATGAAGCTCGGGGAACTGATGGGCCGGTTCCACCGGACCTACGACGTGCTCGTCACCCCGACGCTGCCGCTGACGGCCTTCCCGGTCGGCCGGGACGTGCCCGACGGTTCGGCGTCACCGGACTGGACGAGTTGGACGCCGTACACCTACCCGTTCAACATGACGCAGCAGCCCGCACTTTCGGTGCCCTGCGGGTTCAGTTCGAGTGGCCTGCCGATCGGGCTGCAGATCGTCGGGCCCCGGCATGCGGACGCCTTGGTGCTCCGCGTCGGGCAGGCCTATCAGGACGCCACCGATTGGCACCACCGTGTGCCGGCATTGCTCACCGAGGAGGTCGTATGA
- a CDS encoding class I SAM-dependent methyltransferase, giving the protein MARTDGDSWDLASSVGATATLVATGRAIASTDPHGLINDPFAAPLVRAVGIEAFTMMVDGTLNITEIAPDAASRVRANIDEMAVRTKFFDDYFLAATERGIRQAVILASGLDARAYRLPWPAGTVVYEIDQPEVIEFKTRTLAEHGATPTAERRTVPIDLREDWPAALRAAGFDPGLPTAWCAEGLLIYLPPDAQDRLFDNIHELSAPGSAVATEFVPALKDFDPEKARAATAEFSKIGLDLDMPSLIYHGERHSAADYLATKGWQMSGTPRTELFARYGIPVPALDDDDDDPLGEIVYISGSLG; this is encoded by the coding sequence ATGGCGCGAACTGACGGCGACAGTTGGGATCTGGCGTCCAGCGTGGGTGCGACGGCGACACTGGTCGCGACGGGCCGGGCCATCGCCAGCACCGACCCGCACGGTTTGATCAACGATCCGTTCGCCGCGCCGCTCGTGCGGGCCGTCGGCATCGAGGCGTTCACCATGATGGTGGACGGCACGCTGAACATCACCGAGATCGCGCCGGACGCGGCATCGCGGGTCCGCGCGAACATCGACGAGATGGCTGTGCGGACAAAGTTTTTCGATGATTACTTTCTGGCGGCCACCGAACGCGGCATCCGGCAGGCCGTGATCCTGGCTTCCGGCCTGGACGCACGGGCCTACCGGCTGCCGTGGCCCGCGGGCACCGTGGTCTATGAGATCGACCAACCAGAGGTGATCGAGTTCAAGACCCGCACGCTGGCCGAGCACGGTGCGACGCCGACGGCCGAACGGCGCACCGTGCCGATCGACCTACGCGAGGACTGGCCCGCGGCGTTACGCGCGGCCGGTTTCGATCCGGGCCTACCGACCGCATGGTGCGCCGAGGGCCTGCTGATCTACCTTCCGCCCGACGCGCAGGACCGGCTGTTCGACAACATTCACGAACTGAGCGCGCCGGGCAGCGCGGTGGCCACCGAGTTCGTGCCTGCCCTCAAGGATTTCGACCCGGAGAAGGCCCGCGCGGCCACTGCCGAGTTCAGCAAGATCGGGTTGGATCTCGACATGCCGTCGCTGATCTATCACGGCGAACGGCATTCGGCGGCCGACTATCTGGCGACCAAGGGCTGGCAGATGAGCGGCACGCCCCGCACCGAGCTGTTCGCGCGCTACGGCATCCCGGTTCCCGCGCTCGACGATGACGACGACGACCCGCTCGGCGAGATCGTCTACATCAGCGGTTCCTTGGGCTGA
- a CDS encoding GntR family transcriptional regulator, with amino-acid sequence MTDFITPVEQESTPSIVADKLRQAIAYGELVPGTQLGEAELARRFGVSRGPLREGMQRLTQEGLLIAIRNRGVFVNTMNSDEIRDMYLAREAIERTASRKILEGDHAAAGDALLAVVDEMAAAADLDDVSEADMRFHELLVELAGSPRLSRLHQTFLVETRMCVHALADTYDSPADRVSEHQALAGAIRSGDVALTDKLMLAHMEDAVERLIARLPA; translated from the coding sequence ATGACCGATTTCATCACGCCCGTCGAACAGGAGTCGACGCCGAGCATCGTCGCCGACAAGCTCCGTCAGGCCATCGCCTATGGCGAGCTGGTGCCCGGCACCCAGCTGGGTGAGGCCGAGCTGGCCCGCAGGTTCGGAGTCAGTCGCGGTCCCCTGCGCGAAGGCATGCAGCGCCTCACGCAGGAAGGCCTGCTGATCGCGATCCGCAACCGCGGCGTGTTCGTCAACACCATGAACTCCGACGAGATCCGCGACATGTACCTGGCGCGTGAGGCGATCGAACGTACCGCGAGCCGAAAGATCCTCGAGGGTGACCACGCCGCCGCGGGCGATGCGCTACTGGCCGTGGTCGATGAGATGGCGGCCGCGGCCGACCTCGACGACGTGAGCGAGGCCGACATGCGCTTCCACGAGTTGCTCGTCGAGCTCGCGGGCAGCCCGCGACTGTCGCGCCTGCACCAGACCTTCCTGGTCGAGACGCGAATGTGCGTGCACGCGCTGGCCGACACCTACGATTCGCCTGCCGACCGGGTCAGTGAGCATCAGGCGCTGGCCGGTGCCATCCGCTCCGGCGACGTCGCCCTGACCGACAAGTTGATGCTGGCACACATGGAGGACGCCGTCGAGCGGTTGATCGCCCGACTACCGGCCTGA
- a CDS encoding D-2-hydroxyacid dehydrogenase: MPTPRQSTPTALPGGPARPVIAVLCEHESDRVPGLAGLDAEFRHCDADGLAQAVKGAQALLLWDYFSTALRDVWTHADALEWVHVAAAGVDTLLFEELRDSDVVVTNARGVFDRPIAEYVLGAVIAYAKGTQASLDFQRRHEWRYRETRSITGAHALVAGTGGIGREIARLLRAAGLSVRGAGRVAAASDPDFGTVVATADLAGAVGWCDHLVLAVPLTDATRGVVDAEVLGAMKPDAHLVNIARGPIVDEDALLAALTERRIGGATLDVFDIEPLPADHPLWDAPGAVITAHMSGDVVGFRDTLACQFADNARRWLAGQPLLNVVDKKLGYVSAGTA; this comes from the coding sequence GTGCCGACACCCCGCCAGAGCACCCCGACAGCACTGCCTGGAGGCCCGGCGCGACCGGTGATCGCGGTGTTGTGCGAACACGAATCCGACCGGGTACCGGGACTTGCCGGCCTCGACGCCGAGTTCCGCCACTGCGACGCCGACGGACTGGCACAGGCCGTCAAGGGTGCCCAGGCGTTGCTGCTCTGGGATTACTTTTCCACCGCCCTGCGCGACGTGTGGACGCACGCCGACGCGCTCGAGTGGGTCCACGTCGCGGCGGCCGGGGTCGACACTTTGCTGTTCGAGGAATTGCGCGATTCCGACGTGGTGGTGACCAATGCCCGCGGCGTATTCGACCGTCCCATAGCCGAATACGTGCTCGGCGCGGTGATCGCGTACGCCAAAGGGACGCAGGCCAGCCTCGACTTCCAACGCCGCCACGAGTGGCGGTACCGCGAGACCCGCAGCATCACGGGCGCGCACGCGCTCGTGGCCGGCACGGGCGGAATCGGGCGTGAGATCGCGCGCCTGCTGCGTGCGGCCGGGCTGAGCGTGCGGGGCGCGGGGCGCGTGGCCGCCGCCAGCGACCCGGATTTCGGGACCGTGGTGGCCACCGCCGATCTGGCCGGCGCTGTCGGCTGGTGCGATCACCTGGTGCTGGCCGTCCCGCTCACCGACGCCACGCGCGGTGTGGTCGACGCGGAGGTGCTTGGGGCGATGAAACCCGATGCGCACCTGGTGAACATCGCGCGCGGACCGATCGTCGACGAGGACGCGCTGCTCGCGGCGCTGACCGAACGCCGCATCGGCGGCGCGACGCTCGATGTGTTCGACATCGAACCCCTGCCGGCCGATCACCCGTTGTGGGACGCGCCGGGTGCCGTCATCACCGCGCACATGTCCGGTGACGTCGTGGGGTTCCGGGACACCCTCGCCTGCCAGTTCGCCGACAACGCGCGCCGGTGGCTGGCCGGCCAACCCCTGCTCAATGTGGTCGACAAGAAGCTCGGCTACGTGTCGGCGGGCACCGCGTGA
- a CDS encoding class I SAM-dependent methyltransferase, with protein sequence MARSEGDTWDLASSVGSTATGVAASRALATKQPDPLITDPYADALVKAVGLEHCIRLADGELCVEGDQMLDRQRMCEQIAVRTRFFDDFFSHAGEAGIRQAVILASGLDTRAYRLAWPAGTVVYEIDQPEVIEFKTRTLAGLGAEPTADRRAVAVDLRDDWPAALRDNGFDPSAPTAWIAEGLLIYLPADAQDRLFDHITALSAPGSRLATEHMDMSSMPEEWSKKVSDWSKRVGSDVDLMDLFYSGDRNTARDYLGGHGWKVTIQSTREAYAGHGFEYPEDLAELAGDSGYLSAVLK encoded by the coding sequence ATGGCACGTTCAGAGGGCGACACCTGGGATCTGGCCTCCAGCGTCGGCTCGACGGCGACTGGGGTCGCCGCCTCCCGGGCACTGGCCACCAAGCAACCCGACCCGCTGATCACCGACCCGTACGCCGACGCGCTGGTCAAGGCCGTCGGGCTGGAGCACTGCATCCGGCTGGCCGACGGCGAACTGTGCGTCGAGGGCGATCAGATGCTCGACCGGCAGCGCATGTGCGAGCAGATCGCGGTGCGCACCCGGTTCTTCGACGATTTCTTCTCGCACGCCGGTGAAGCCGGGATCCGGCAGGCCGTGATCCTGGCCTCGGGTCTGGACACCCGTGCCTACCGACTGGCCTGGCCTGCGGGCACTGTGGTCTACGAGATCGACCAGCCCGAGGTGATCGAGTTCAAGACCCGGACGCTGGCCGGTCTCGGTGCCGAGCCGACTGCCGATCGCAGGGCGGTGGCCGTCGATCTGCGCGACGACTGGCCGGCGGCGTTGCGCGACAACGGGTTCGACCCGTCGGCGCCGACCGCGTGGATCGCCGAAGGCCTCCTGATCTACCTTCCGGCCGACGCCCAGGACCGGCTGTTCGACCACATCACCGCGCTGTCGGCGCCGGGCAGCCGGCTCGCGACCGAGCACATGGACATGAGCTCGATGCCCGAGGAGTGGTCCAAGAAGGTCAGCGACTGGTCGAAGCGCGTCGGCTCGGATGTCGACCTGATGGACCTCTTCTATTCGGGTGACCGCAACACCGCCCGCGACTATCTGGGCGGGCACGGCTGGAAAGTGACGATCCAGTCGACCCGCGAGGCCTACGCTGGCCATGGATTCGAGTACCCCGAGGATCTCGCCGAGCTTGCGGGCGATTCGGGGTATCTGTCGGCAGTCTTGAAATGA
- the secY gene encoding preprotein translocase subunit SecY yields the protein MLSAFISSLRTADLRRKILFTLGLVVLYRVGASIPSPGVNYPNVQQCIAQVSGGDSAQIYSLINLFSGGALLQLSVFAVGVMPYITASIIVQLLVVVIPRFEQLQKEGQAGQAKMTQYTRYLSVALALLQATSIVALAANGGLMQGCSLEIIQDSSIFGLVVIVLVMTAGSTLVMWMGELVTERGIGNGMSLLIFAGIAARIPAEGQMILDTRGGLVFTLVCGAALLILAGVTFVEQGQRRIPVQYAKRMVGRKMYGGTSTYLPLKVNQAGVIPVIFASSLIYIPHLITQLIQSGSANPGNGWWDKFVANHLTNPADPVYIGLYFGLIVFFTYFYVSITFNPDERADEMKKFGGFIPGIRPGKPTADYLRYVLSRITLPGSIYLGVIAVLPNVFLQMGSGGTLQNLPFGGVAVLIMIGVGLDTVKQIESQLMQRNYEGFLK from the coding sequence GTGCTGTCGGCTTTCATCTCGTCGCTACGAACGGCCGATCTCAGACGCAAGATCCTGTTCACCTTGGGCCTCGTCGTCCTCTACCGGGTCGGCGCGTCGATTCCGTCCCCCGGGGTGAACTACCCGAACGTGCAGCAGTGCATCGCGCAGGTCAGCGGCGGTGACTCGGCACAGATCTATTCGCTGATCAACCTGTTCTCCGGTGGCGCCCTGCTGCAGCTGAGCGTGTTCGCGGTCGGCGTCATGCCGTACATCACCGCAAGCATCATCGTGCAGCTGCTGGTCGTGGTGATCCCGCGGTTCGAGCAGCTGCAAAAAGAAGGTCAGGCCGGTCAGGCCAAGATGACCCAGTACACGCGCTACCTGTCGGTGGCGCTCGCGCTGTTGCAGGCCACCAGCATCGTGGCGCTCGCCGCCAACGGCGGCCTGATGCAGGGCTGCAGCCTGGAGATCATCCAGGACAGCTCGATCTTCGGGCTCGTGGTGATCGTGCTGGTGATGACCGCCGGTTCGACCCTGGTGATGTGGATGGGTGAGCTGGTCACCGAGCGCGGTATCGGCAACGGCATGTCGCTGCTGATCTTCGCCGGCATCGCGGCCCGGATCCCGGCCGAGGGCCAGATGATCCTCGACACCCGCGGCGGCCTGGTCTTCACCCTGGTCTGCGGTGCCGCGCTGCTGATCCTCGCCGGCGTCACCTTTGTCGAACAGGGCCAGCGCAGGATCCCGGTGCAGTACGCCAAGCGCATGGTGGGCCGCAAGATGTACGGCGGCACCTCGACGTATCTGCCGCTCAAGGTCAACCAGGCCGGCGTCATCCCGGTGATCTTCGCGTCGTCGCTGATCTACATCCCGCACCTGATCACTCAGCTGATCCAGAGCGGCAGTGCCAACCCGGGTAACGGCTGGTGGGACAAGTTCGTCGCCAACCACCTGACCAACCCGGCGGACCCGGTCTACATCGGCCTCTACTTCGGCCTGATCGTGTTCTTCACCTACTTCTATGTCTCGATCACGTTCAATCCAGACGAACGTGCCGACGAGATGAAGAAGTTCGGCGGCTTCATCCCGGGTATCCGGCCCGGCAAACCGACTGCCGACTATCTGCGCTATGTGCTCAGCAGGATCACGCTTCCCGGATCGATCTACCTCGGCGTGATCGCGGTTTTGCCGAACGTCTTCCTGCAAATGGGCAGCGGGGGGACACTACAGAATCTGCCATTTGGCGGTGTTGCGGTTCTCATCATGATCGGTGTCGGGTTGGATACCGTCAAACAGATCGAGAGCCAGCTCATGCAACGTAACTACGAAGGGTTCCTCAAGTGA
- a CDS encoding class I SAM-dependent methyltransferase produces MARTADDTWDLASSVGATATMVAAARAMATNAADPVIDDPFAAPLVRAVGLDFFTKLVDDTFDVEALDEEAKTGLTRFANGMAARTRFFDDFFLDAGRAGIRQAVILASGLDSRAYRLPWPDGTVVYEIDQPEVIEFKTATLASLGAAPTTDRRAVAMDLRFDWPAALAEAGFDPAEPTAWIAEGLLGYLPPEAQDSLLDQITALSAPGSRLGVEGVPATEADDEESIRARMKDFTDRWRAHGLDIDLNELIFLGDRADVTTYLEGHDWRTTGISSNDLLVRTGLPPVEDEAHAASVMYISAEK; encoded by the coding sequence ATGGCCCGGACTGCTGACGACACGTGGGATCTGGCATCCAGCGTGGGCGCGACCGCGACCATGGTGGCCGCGGCCCGCGCGATGGCGACCAATGCCGCCGACCCGGTGATCGACGACCCGTTCGCCGCTCCCCTGGTGCGGGCCGTCGGTCTGGACTTCTTCACGAAACTCGTCGACGACACCTTCGACGTCGAAGCCCTCGACGAGGAGGCCAAGACCGGCCTGACGAGATTCGCCAACGGCATGGCCGCGCGGACGCGCTTCTTCGACGACTTCTTTCTCGACGCGGGTCGCGCCGGTATCCGGCAGGCCGTGATCCTGGCCTCCGGGCTCGACTCGCGCGCCTACCGGCTGCCGTGGCCCGACGGCACCGTCGTCTACGAGATCGACCAGCCCGAGGTGATCGAGTTCAAGACCGCGACCCTGGCGAGTCTCGGCGCGGCGCCGACGACCGATCGCCGCGCGGTGGCCATGGATCTGCGCTTCGACTGGCCCGCGGCGCTTGCCGAGGCCGGCTTCGATCCCGCCGAGCCGACGGCCTGGATCGCCGAGGGCTTGCTCGGCTATCTGCCGCCCGAGGCCCAGGACAGTTTGCTCGACCAGATCACCGCGCTGAGTGCGCCCGGCAGCAGGCTGGGTGTCGAGGGGGTACCCGCAACCGAGGCCGACGACGAGGAGTCGATCCGGGCCCGGATGAAGGACTTCACGGACCGCTGGCGGGCCCACGGCCTCGACATCGACCTCAACGAACTGATCTTCCTGGGCGACCGCGCCGACGTGACGACCTATCTGGAAGGCCACGATTGGCGGACCACCGGCATCTCGTCGAACGATCTACTGGTGCGGACCGGCCTGCCGCCCGTCGAGGACGAGGCGCACGCGGCCTCCGTGATGTACATCAGCGCCGAGAAGTAA
- a CDS encoding maleate cis-trans isomerase family protein, with product MATVGILYPGHSAEDDFGALEARVSATVRLPVAITSVGEDAHRVDALLDLGRTERLADGVARLGPARPDSMMWACTSGSFVFGRAGAQKQAADVAEAAGVPASSTSIAFVDALQHLDLHRVAVAASYPRDVADHFVAFLTGGGVDVVSMGSHGIVTAAEVGLLGQDQVIAMVCAADHPDAEALLVPDTAMHTLGFIDELESAVGKPVLTANQVTVWKGLQLLGPVPPIPGLGRLFRGGR from the coding sequence ATGGCGACGGTGGGGATCCTGTATCCCGGCCACAGCGCCGAGGACGACTTTGGCGCGCTCGAGGCGCGCGTGTCCGCGACGGTCAGGCTGCCGGTCGCGATCACGTCGGTCGGTGAGGACGCGCACCGCGTAGACGCCCTCCTCGACCTCGGCCGCACCGAGCGTCTGGCGGACGGAGTCGCACGGCTGGGCCCGGCGCGTCCGGATTCGATGATGTGGGCGTGCACCTCCGGCAGTTTCGTGTTCGGCCGTGCCGGCGCGCAGAAGCAGGCCGCCGACGTGGCCGAAGCGGCCGGCGTCCCGGCGTCGTCCACATCGATCGCCTTCGTAGATGCCTTGCAGCACTTGGACCTTCACCGGGTTGCCGTCGCCGCTTCCTATCCGCGGGATGTCGCCGACCATTTCGTGGCATTCCTCACCGGCGGCGGGGTGGACGTGGTGTCGATGGGCAGCCACGGCATCGTGACCGCCGCCGAGGTGGGCCTGCTGGGGCAGGACCAGGTGATCGCGATGGTGTGCGCGGCCGACCATCCCGACGCCGAAGCGCTGCTGGTGCCTGACACCGCCATGCACACACTGGGTTTCATCGACGAGCTGGAGTCCGCGGTCGGCAAACCCGTCCTCACCGCAAACCAGGTCACGGTGTGGAAGGGCCTGCAGCTGCTCGGCCCGGTGCCACCGATACCCGGATTGGGGCGCCTGTTCAGGGGCGGTCGATGA
- a CDS encoding DUF3830 family protein: protein MSRLITVSLDKRGVSCVARLLDDAAPRTCAAVWDALPLAAQVFHGKYARNEIYTLLPAFGTDPGKENTTVTPIPGDLCWFSFDSDDLGNPAYGYENSTGTGTTGAIVDLAVFYGRNNLLINGDQGWVPGNVFGAIVEGLEDMAAACQDLWMGGARGETLRFARAS, encoded by the coding sequence ATGAGCCGATTGATCACCGTGTCGCTCGACAAACGGGGGGTCAGTTGCGTCGCGCGGCTGCTCGACGACGCGGCACCGCGGACGTGCGCGGCCGTGTGGGACGCCCTGCCGCTCGCCGCACAGGTGTTTCACGGCAAGTACGCCCGCAACGAGATCTACACGCTGCTACCGGCATTCGGCACCGACCCCGGCAAGGAGAACACCACGGTGACCCCGATTCCGGGTGACCTGTGCTGGTTCTCGTTCGATTCCGACGATCTCGGCAACCCCGCATACGGCTACGAGAACAGCACGGGCACCGGGACCACCGGCGCGATCGTCGACCTCGCGGTGTTCTACGGGCGCAACAATCTGCTGATCAACGGGGACCAGGGCTGGGTGCCGGGAAACGTGTTCGGCGCGATCGTCGAAGGGCTCGAGGACATGGCGGCCGCGTGTCAGGACTTGTGGATGGGCGGGGCCAGGGGCGAGACGCTGCGCTTCGCGAGGGCGTCCTGA
- a CDS encoding MFS transporter: MRGFGDKPEIDYSEPIENAPDPGVLRRAIAASAIGNATEWFDYGIYAYGVSYISAAIFPGDTQQATLLALATFAVSFLVRPLGGFVWGPLGDRVGRKHVLAITIVLMAGATFCVGLVPSYAAIGLWAPAIMVVLRMIQGFSTGGEYGGAATFMAEYAPSRRRGFLGSFLEFGTLAGFSLGALLMLGFSTLLSDDQMGSWGWRLPFMVAAPLGLVGVYLRSKLEDTPVFRELENAGEREGGPGSEFKDLVVEYWGPILRLGGLVIALNVVNYTLLTYMPTYLEQTIGLSSSHSLVVPIIGMLTMMVFLPFAGRISDRIGRKPMWWISLVGLFVAGVPMFLLMSTNMVGAIIAFAVLGLLYVPQLSTISATFPAMFPTQVRYAGFAIAYNVSTSLFGGTAPAVNDWLVGQTGDNLVPAYYMMAACVIGMFALVKVPETARCPINGTEIPGTPEAPAQLEYETAAPASGR, from the coding sequence ATGAGGGGCTTCGGCGACAAGCCGGAGATCGATTACAGCGAACCCATCGAAAATGCGCCTGACCCTGGTGTACTGCGGCGAGCTATCGCGGCGTCAGCGATCGGCAACGCCACCGAATGGTTCGACTACGGCATATACGCCTACGGCGTGAGTTACATATCGGCAGCGATCTTCCCGGGCGACACCCAGCAGGCGACGCTGTTGGCGTTGGCGACGTTCGCGGTGTCGTTCCTGGTGCGACCGCTCGGCGGATTCGTCTGGGGCCCGCTCGGCGACCGCGTCGGCCGCAAACACGTATTGGCGATCACCATCGTCCTGATGGCCGGTGCGACGTTCTGTGTCGGCCTGGTGCCGTCCTACGCCGCGATCGGGCTGTGGGCACCGGCGATCATGGTCGTGCTGCGGATGATCCAGGGTTTCTCGACCGGTGGCGAATATGGCGGTGCCGCAACATTCATGGCGGAGTACGCGCCGTCGCGGCGGCGCGGTTTCCTCGGCAGCTTCCTGGAATTCGGTACGCTGGCTGGCTTTTCGCTGGGCGCGCTGTTGATGCTAGGTTTCTCAACGCTTCTCAGCGACGACCAGATGGGTTCATGGGGCTGGCGGCTGCCGTTCATGGTCGCCGCACCGCTCGGACTCGTCGGCGTCTACCTGCGTTCCAAGCTCGAAGACACCCCGGTGTTCCGTGAACTCGAAAATGCGGGGGAGCGGGAAGGCGGCCCCGGCTCGGAGTTCAAGGATCTCGTGGTCGAATACTGGGGCCCGATCCTGCGGCTCGGTGGCCTCGTCATCGCGCTGAATGTCGTCAACTACACGTTGCTCACTTACATGCCAACGTATTTGGAACAGACGATCGGCCTGTCGAGCAGCCACTCGCTCGTCGTCCCGATCATCGGGATGCTGACGATGATGGTGTTCCTCCCGTTCGCCGGCCGCATCTCGGACCGGATCGGCCGCAAGCCGATGTGGTGGATCTCGCTCGTCGGGCTGTTCGTCGCCGGGGTGCCGATGTTCCTGCTGATGTCGACGAACATGGTGGGCGCGATCATCGCGTTCGCGGTGCTGGGATTGCTGTATGTCCCTCAGCTGTCGACCATTTCGGCGACCTTCCCGGCGATGTTCCCCACCCAGGTTCGCTACGCGGGCTTCGCGATCGCCTACAACGTGTCGACGTCACTGTTCGGCGGTACGGCGCCCGCGGTCAACGACTGGCTGGTCGGGCAGACGGGCGACAACCTGGTGCCGGCGTACTACATGATGGCGGCCTGCGTCATCGGCATGTTCGCGCTCGTCAAGGTTCCGGAAACCGCGCGGTGTCCGATCAACGGCACCGAGATACCGGGCACGCCAGAAGCGCCGGCGCAGCTGGAATATGAGACGGCCGCGCCTGCGTCAGGCCGGTAG
- a CDS encoding SAM-dependent methyltransferase, which translates to MARTDTDSWDLASSVGATATMVAAARAIASAEPDALIDDPYAAALVREVGVDFFTKLVDGELTLSGDDAESAELMTSVMAVRTRFFDDFFLTAGEAGVRQAVILASGLDSRAYRLPWPAGTVVYEIDQPQVIGAKTAAMEKIGATASAIRRTVAIDLREDWPAALRAAGFDPALPTAWSAEGLLAYLPPEAQDRLFDNITALSAPGSRLATEFHPDFGAAVQQRTQAVADRWRQHGFDVDLGSLWYTGDRNSPIDYLAGTGWSVSSRPRTELFDEYGRVFPDTADAAPQRNSLAVTAIRK; encoded by the coding sequence ATGGCACGGACAGACACCGACAGCTGGGATCTGGCGTCCAGCGTGGGCGCCACGGCGACCATGGTCGCCGCCGCGCGCGCCATCGCCAGTGCCGAGCCCGACGCCTTGATCGACGATCCCTACGCCGCCGCGCTCGTGCGTGAGGTGGGTGTCGACTTCTTCACCAAGCTCGTCGACGGCGAGCTGACCCTCTCGGGCGACGACGCGGAATCGGCCGAGCTGATGACCTCGGTGATGGCGGTGCGGACCCGGTTCTTCGACGACTTCTTCCTCACGGCGGGTGAAGCCGGGGTGCGCCAGGCCGTGATCCTGGCGTCGGGTCTGGACTCGCGCGCCTACCGCCTGCCCTGGCCCGCGGGCACCGTGGTCTACGAGATCGATCAGCCTCAGGTCATCGGCGCCAAGACCGCGGCCATGGAGAAGATCGGTGCCACCGCGTCCGCCATCCGCCGGACCGTGGCGATCGACCTGCGCGAGGATTGGCCGGCCGCGTTGCGCGCGGCGGGCTTCGATCCCGCACTGCCCACCGCGTGGAGCGCCGAGGGGCTGCTGGCCTATCTGCCGCCAGAAGCCCAGGACCGCCTCTTCGACAACATCACCGCACTGAGCGCCCCGGGCAGCCGGTTGGCCACCGAGTTCCATCCCGACTTCGGGGCGGCCGTACAGCAGCGCACCCAGGCCGTCGCCGACCGGTGGCGCCAGCACGGTTTCGACGTCGACCTGGGCAGCCTCTGGTACACCGGCGACCGTAACTCGCCGATCGACTACCTCGCCGGCACCGGCTGGTCGGTGAGTTCCCGGCCGCGCACCGAACTCTTCGACGAGTACGGACGCGTGTTCCCCGACACCGCCGATGCCGCACCGCAGCGGAATTCCTTGGCGGTCACCGCAATACGAAAGTAG